A region of Gracilinanus agilis isolate LMUSP501 chromosome 3, AgileGrace, whole genome shotgun sequence DNA encodes the following proteins:
- the LOC123238729 gene encoding olfactory receptor 51A4-like produces the protein MSNLNVSDIEISTFFLVGIPGLEHSHIWISIPICLVYLISTIGNCTILFIIKTESLLHEPMYYFLSMLALSDLGLSLSSLPTMLRVFLFNVPSISVDACLAQEFFIHGFTVIESSVLVIMSFDRFIAIHNPLRYSSILSNTRVAQIGLVFISKSILLVLPFPITLKRLRYCKKNLLSHSYCLHQDVMKLACSDNRINVIYGFFGALCIMGDFLLIAVSYILILKTVLGIASHGERLKALNTCISHICAVIIFYVPIITLAVVHRFARHAPPIFNILMANLLLLVPPLMSPIVYCVKTRQIRERVLQRLRIK, from the coding sequence ATGTCTAATCTGAATGTTTCTGACATTGAAATCTCCACCTTTTTCTTGGTTGGGATCCCAGGGCTGGAACATTCTCACATCTGGATTTCCATCCCCATCTGTTTGGTGTACTTAATTTCTACTATAGGCAACTGTACAATCCTCTTCATCATCAAGACAGAATCTTTACTTCATGAACCCATGTACTATTTCCTGTCTATGCTGGCTCTCTCTGACCTGggcctttccctctcttctctaccCACCATGCTGAGAGTTTTTCTATTCAATGTCCCTTCAATCTCTGTTGATGCCTGTTTGGCACAAGAGTTTTTCATTCATGGCTTTACAGTTATAGAATCTTCAGTTCTTGTAATTATGTCCTTTGATCGTTTCATAGCCATTCATAACCCCCTGAGATATAGTTCCATCCTCAGTAATACAAGAGTTGCCCAAATAGGGCTGGTATTCATCAGTAAGAGTATCCTCTTAGTACTTCCCTTCCCCATAACTCTGAAGAGGCTCAGATACTGTAAGAAAAATCTTTTGTCCCATTCTTACTGCCTCCATCAAGATGTCATGAAGTTAGCCTGCTCTGATAATCGGATCAATGTCATCTATGGCTTCTTTGGTGCCCTCTGCATCATGGGTGACTTTCTGCTCATTGCTGTGTCCTACATACTGATAttgaagactgtgctgggaattGCATCCCATGGAGAAAGACTCAAAGCTCTCAACACTTGCATCTCACACATCTGTGCTGTAATCATTTTCTATGTACCCATTATCACCCTGGCTGTTGTCCATAGATTTGCAAGACATGCTCCTCCTATTTTTAATATCCTCATGGCCAATCTTCTCTTATTAGTACCACCCCTAATGAGTCCTATTGTGTATTGTGTAAAAACCCGCCAAATCCGAGAGAGAGTCCTACAGCGCctgagaataaaataa
- the LOC123238730 gene encoding olfactory receptor 51A7-like, translating to MSDYNTSEVKIFFLIGIPGLEHVHIWISIPVCFMYLIAILGNCTILLVIKTETSLHEPMYYFLSMLAISDLGLSLSTLPTMLRIFLFNAPGITPDACFAQEFFIHGFTVMESSVLLIMSFDRFIAIHNPLRYSSILTTARISKMGLVMAIRSFLLVLPFPLTLKRLHYCHKNLLSHSYCFHQDVMKLACSDNRVNVIYGFFVALCTMMDLACIALSYILILKTVLGLASFSERLKAFNTCVSHICAVLIFYVPIITLAAMHRFAKHKSPFIMVFIANVFLLVPPLMNPIVYCVKTRQIREKILEKFFTKCSR from the coding sequence ATGTCAGACTACAATACCTcagaagttaaaatttttttcttgattgggATTCCAGGATTAGAGCATGTTCACATATGGATTTCTATCCCGGTCTGCTTCATGTATTTGATTGCTATCCTAGGCAACTGCACCATCCTGCTTGTGATCAAGACAGAAACCTCTCTCCATGAGCCCATGTACTATTTCCTCTCTATGCTGGCCATCTCTGATCTAGGACTCTCCCTCTCCACCTTACCAACTATGCTGAGAATCTTCTTGTTCAATGCACCAGGAATCACCCCTGATGCATGCTTTGCCCAAGAGTTCTTCATCCATGGCTTCACTGTCATGGAATCCTCAGTGCTTCTGATCATGTCTTTCGATCGGTTCATAGCCATTCATAACCCCCTGAGATACAGCTCTATCCTAACTACTGCTAGAATTTCTAAAATGGGGCTGGTTATGGCCATCAGGAGCTTCCTTTTAGTGCTTCCATTTCCCTTAACACTAAAGAGGCTGCACTATTGTCACAAAAATCTCCTGTCCCACTCCTACTGTTTCCATCAGGATGTCATGAAGCTGGCATGCAGTGACAACAGAGTCAATGTTATCTATGGTTTCTTTGTTGCCCTCTGTACCATGATGGACCTGGCGTGCATTGCCTTATCCTATATACTAATCCTAAAAACAGTTCTTGGACTTGCCTCTTTCTCAGAGAGACTCAAAGCTTTCAACACGTGTGTCTCTCATATTTGCGCAGTACTCATCTTCTATGTGCCTATCATCACCCTAGCTGCTATGCATCGCTTTGCTAAGCACAAATCTCCATTCATAATGGTCTTCATTGCCAATGTCTTCCTGTTGGTGCCACCCCTGATGAATCCCATTGTGTACTGTGTGAAGACAAGGCAGATCCGGGAGAAGATCCTTGAGAAATTTTTCACCAAATGTAGTAGATAA
- the LOC123241167 gene encoding olfactory receptor 51G2, with amino-acid sequence MTLASFGNSTVSPSTFLLSGLPGLEHIHIWISIPLFSMYLVSILGNCMILFIIKTESSLHQPMYFFLSMLALTDLGLSLCTLPTVLGIFLFGAREINHDACFAQLFFIHCLSFLESSVLLSMAFDRLIAICRPLRYASILTNKVISRIGLGSLGRSVALIFPLPFMLKRFPYCGSQVLTHSYCLHQEVMKLACADITANSIYGMFVIISTVGVDSVLILFSYVLILHTVLAIASQTERLKALNTCVSHICAVLLFYTPMIGLSVIHRFGKQAPHLVQVVMGFVYLLVPPLMNPIVYSVKTKQIRDRVIQALHC; translated from the coding sequence ATGACTCTTGCATCATTTGGAAACAGCACTGTCAGTCCTTCTACCTTCCTCTTAAGTGGCCTCCCAGGGCTGGAGCATATCCACATCTGGATCTCCATCCCTCTCTTTTCTATGTACCTTGTGTCCATCTTGGGGAACTGCATGATTCTCTTCATTATCAAGACAGAATCTTCACTCCACCAGCCcatgtatttcttcctctctatGCTGGCACTGACGGACCTGGGCCTGTCCCTGTGTACTCTTCCCACAGTGTTGGGTATCTTCTTATTTGGAGCTCGAGAGATTAACCATGATGCCTGTTTTGCTCAGCTCTTTTTCATCCACTGCCTATCTTTCCTAGAGTCCTCAGTCCTGCTCTCCATGGCATTCGATCGCCTGATTGCCATCTGCCGTCCTCTGAGATATGCCTCCATTCTCACCAATAAAGTCATCAGCAGAATTGGGCTGGGTTCCTTGGGTCGGAGTGTGGCACTCATCTTCCCACTTCCTTTCATGCTCAAACGCTTCCCCTATTGTGGGTCCCAAGTTCTCACCCATTCCTATTGCCTTCACCAGGAAGTCATGAAGTTGGCATGTGCTGACATTACCGCCAACAGCATCTATGGCATGTTTGTCATCATCTCCACTGTGGGTGTGGACTCTGTGCTTATCCTCTTCTCTTACGTGCTAATTCTCCACACCGTGCTGGCCATTGCCTCCCAGACTGAGCGCCTCAAAGCCCTCAATACTTGTGTCTCTCACATCTGTGCAGTTCTACTCTTCTACACACCCATGATAGGTCTCTCAGTCATTCATCGATTTGGGAAGCAGGCTCCTCACTTGGTTCAGGTAGTCATGGGGTTTGTTTACCTTCTGGTCCCACCCTTGATGAACCCCATTGTCTACAGTGTGAAGACCAAGCAGATCAGGGATCGAGTGATTCAGGCTCTCCATTGCTAG